Proteins encoded in a region of the Streptomyces liliiviolaceus genome:
- a CDS encoding class I SAM-dependent methyltransferase: protein MSTGREDPETEGWLADTRASYNADAVGYADETRNLLAELPPEQEVMALFAGSVRAAGGGPVADVGCGPGRITAHLRDLGVDAFGIDLSPRMIEVARSEHPGLRFEVGSMTELALADGSLTALLAWYAIMHIPDVAIGDVLAGFHRVLRPGGLLLLGFHAAGTSPPKPQDGDGSWPESYGRLREPGQVATWLTEAGFTVETHPTITSAARTLGGVLLARR, encoded by the coding sequence GTGAGCACCGGACGGGAAGACCCGGAGACCGAGGGATGGCTGGCGGACACCCGGGCGTCCTACAACGCCGACGCCGTCGGCTACGCGGACGAGACACGGAACCTCCTGGCGGAACTGCCGCCCGAGCAAGAGGTCATGGCACTGTTCGCCGGGTCCGTACGGGCGGCCGGCGGCGGGCCCGTCGCGGACGTGGGGTGCGGGCCCGGGCGGATCACCGCCCACCTGCGGGACCTCGGCGTGGACGCCTTCGGTATCGACCTGTCGCCCAGGATGATCGAGGTGGCCCGGAGCGAGCACCCCGGCCTGCGGTTCGAGGTGGGCTCGATGACCGAACTCGCCCTGGCGGACGGTTCCTTGACCGCTCTGCTCGCCTGGTACGCGATCATGCACATCCCCGATGTGGCGATCGGCGACGTCCTCGCCGGCTTCCATCGGGTGCTGCGGCCCGGCGGCCTGCTGCTCCTGGGTTTCCACGCCGCCGGCACCTCACCGCCCAAGCCGCAGGACGGCGACGGAAGTTGGCCGGAGTCCTACGGCCGCCTCCGCGAGCCGGGCCAGGTGGCCACGTGGCTCACCGAGGCGGGCTTCACGGTCGAGACCCACCCCACCATCACCTCGGCGGCCCGCACGCTCGGCGGAGTACTGCTGGCACGCCGCTGA
- a CDS encoding methyltransferase family protein, protein MYGGYDASTGPKILVTTCNALAVAAAGWFLSGGTDAVDAEPLRRGLLFALSAIYLLRFVATTFVMLKRSMEWSEAATVGVWVVVIHGTMAYLGGTNSASVGVVTWLGILLYLVGSYLNTGSEYQRKLWKRAPEHKGKLYTEGLFKYSMHINYFGDVVLFTGFALVTGSLWALVIPVIMACMFSFMNIPMLDKYLAERYGTAFDEYAKKTAKLVPFVY, encoded by the coding sequence ATGTACGGCGGGTACGACGCCTCGACCGGTCCCAAGATCCTGGTGACCACGTGCAACGCGCTGGCCGTGGCCGCGGCGGGGTGGTTCCTGTCCGGTGGCACCGACGCGGTCGACGCCGAACCGCTGCGCCGGGGGCTGCTGTTCGCCCTCTCGGCGATCTACCTGCTGCGCTTCGTCGCCACGACCTTCGTCATGCTGAAGAGGAGCATGGAGTGGTCCGAGGCCGCGACCGTGGGCGTCTGGGTCGTCGTCATCCACGGCACGATGGCGTACCTGGGCGGCACCAACTCCGCCTCCGTGGGCGTGGTCACCTGGCTCGGGATACTGCTCTATCTCGTGGGTTCGTACCTCAACACGGGCTCGGAGTACCAGCGCAAGCTGTGGAAGCGGGCGCCGGAGCACAAGGGCAAGCTCTACACCGAGGGTCTCTTCAAGTACTCCATGCACATCAACTACTTCGGTGACGTCGTGCTCTTCACCGGATTCGCCCTGGTGACGGGCAGCCTCTGGGCCCTGGTCATCCCGGTGATCATGGCGTGCATGTTCTCGTTCATGAACATCCCCATGCTCGACAAGTACCTGGCCGAGCGGTACGGGACAGCGTTCGACGAGTACGCGAAGAAGACGGCCAAGCTGGTCCCCTTCGTCTACTGA
- a CDS encoding saccharopine dehydrogenase family protein: MNTVMNTSPGHTVAVYGAYGHTGRFVVAELLARGFVPVLSGRDEGKLRALAAARPGLDVRPAPVDDPAALDRALAGAAAVINCAGPFTTTAAPVIEAALRAGVPYVDVAAEIEANADTLAHFADRARAAETVIVPAMAFYGGLGDLLVTAAMGDWTAADEAHIAYGLSGWHPTAGTRVAGAAVHARRNGQRVRFRQGRLEYHRDDLPTLDWHFPAPMGTRAVVGEFTMADVVTVPSHLSIPEVRTYMSTEAAGDLATPDTPAPTAVDGSGRSAQTFLVDVVVRSGGTERRATASGQDIYAVTAPLAVEAVHRVLDGRTGRTGVAFAGAVFDAPDFLDALAPHITYSTTK, translated from the coding sequence ATGAACACGGTCATGAACACGAGTCCGGGACACACCGTGGCGGTGTACGGCGCGTACGGGCACACCGGGCGGTTCGTGGTGGCGGAGCTGCTGGCGCGCGGGTTCGTGCCGGTGCTGTCCGGCCGCGACGAGGGCAAGCTGCGGGCGCTGGCGGCAGCCCGTCCCGGGCTCGACGTCCGGCCCGCCCCGGTCGACGATCCGGCCGCGCTCGACCGCGCCCTGGCCGGTGCGGCGGCGGTGATCAACTGTGCCGGTCCCTTCACCACCACGGCGGCCCCCGTGATCGAGGCGGCCCTGCGCGCCGGTGTCCCGTACGTCGATGTGGCGGCCGAGATCGAGGCGAACGCGGACACGCTCGCGCACTTCGCGGACCGTGCCCGCGCCGCCGAAACCGTGATCGTGCCCGCGATGGCCTTCTACGGCGGACTCGGCGATCTGCTGGTGACCGCGGCGATGGGTGACTGGACCGCGGCCGACGAGGCGCACATCGCCTACGGGCTGAGCGGCTGGCACCCCACCGCCGGGACGCGCGTCGCGGGCGCGGCCGTCCACGCGCGGCGCAACGGGCAGCGCGTCCGCTTCCGGCAGGGGCGGCTTGAGTACCACCGGGACGACCTGCCCACCCTCGACTGGCACTTCCCCGCCCCGATGGGCACGCGGGCCGTCGTCGGGGAGTTCACGATGGCCGATGTCGTCACCGTGCCCAGCCACCTGTCCATCCCGGAGGTGCGCACCTACATGTCCACCGAGGCGGCCGGCGACCTGGCGACCCCGGACACCCCGGCGCCCACCGCCGTCGACGGCAGCGGACGGTCCGCGCAGACCTTCCTCGTCGATGTCGTCGTACGCTCCGGCGGCACCGAGCGCCGTGCCACGGCCTCGGGTCAGGACATCTACGCCGTCACCGCGCCCCTCGCCGTGGAGGCCGTCCACCGCGTCCTCGACGGACGGACCGGCCGGACGGGTGTCGCCTTCGCCGGTGCCGTCTTCGACGCCCCCGACTTCCTCGACGCGCTCGCCCCGCACATCACGTACTCGACGACAAAGTAG
- a CDS encoding lysophospholipid acyltransferase family protein, with translation MGEADDGRSGTAQERVSPAELFTEVIAQGLLTLARGRDLVDRCLTDEQSVDDFGFDPELTDEMILAPFRPLYEKYFRVTVEGLENVPDEGGALVVANHSGTLPLDALMLQVALRDRHPAQRALRLLAADLVFDLPVLRTLARRAGHAQARMDNALRLLERGELVGVMPEGYKGLGKPFGERYRLRRFGRGGFASAALRTGTPIVPCAVVGAEEIYPMVADARPLARLLRLPYFPITPTFPLLGPLGAIPLPTKWTIRFGTPLPTASYAQDSLDDPMFVHKISDEVRDTVQDMLTKMVGERRSLFG, from the coding sequence ATGGGCGAGGCGGACGACGGACGGTCCGGGACCGCGCAGGAACGGGTGAGCCCGGCCGAGTTGTTCACGGAAGTGATCGCCCAGGGGCTGCTGACTCTCGCGCGGGGCCGCGACCTCGTCGACCGGTGTCTCACGGACGAGCAGAGCGTCGACGACTTCGGCTTCGATCCCGAACTCACCGACGAGATGATCCTCGCCCCCTTCCGGCCCCTGTACGAGAAGTACTTCCGGGTGACGGTGGAGGGACTGGAGAACGTGCCGGACGAGGGCGGCGCCCTGGTGGTGGCCAACCACTCGGGCACGCTCCCGCTGGACGCCTTGATGCTGCAGGTGGCCCTGCGCGACCGCCACCCCGCCCAGCGCGCGCTGCGCCTGCTCGCCGCGGACCTGGTGTTCGACCTGCCCGTGCTGCGCACGCTGGCCCGCCGGGCCGGGCACGCCCAGGCCCGTATGGACAACGCGTTGCGGCTGCTGGAACGCGGCGAACTGGTCGGCGTGATGCCGGAGGGCTACAAGGGCCTCGGCAAGCCCTTCGGCGAGCGGTACCGGCTGCGGCGCTTCGGCCGGGGCGGCTTCGCCTCCGCCGCTCTGCGCACGGGGACGCCGATCGTGCCGTGCGCCGTCGTGGGCGCCGAGGAGATCTACCCGATGGTCGCCGACGCCCGCCCCCTGGCCAGGCTCCTGCGGCTGCCGTACTTTCCGATCACTCCCACGTTCCCCCTGCTCGGACCGCTCGGCGCGATCCCCCTGCCGACGAAGTGGACGATCCGTTTCGGTACGCCCCTGCCGACCGCCTCCTACGCGCAGGACTCGCTGGACGACCCGATGTTCGTCCACAAGATCTCCGACGAGGTCCGGGACACCGTCCAGGACATGCTCACCAAGATGGTCGGCGAGCGCCGGTCGCTGTTCGGGTAG
- a CDS encoding toxin Doc, which translates to MMLHVDIAWLLDIQEQAVPEDVTVGDYSALVAAVARHKTRIPRPGLATPDASWRAAALLHTIVRLEPLPYRNSLYACQVAVAYMHTSAEGIDPPYGALVELVRDIQARKATVYQAADRIRTWRI; encoded by the coding sequence CTGATGCTCCATGTCGACATCGCCTGGCTGCTCGACATCCAGGAGCAGGCCGTCCCCGAGGACGTGACGGTCGGGGACTACTCGGCCCTGGTGGCCGCGGTCGCCCGCCACAAGACCCGCATCCCCCGCCCCGGCCTCGCCACGCCGGACGCGTCCTGGCGGGCGGCGGCGCTCCTGCACACGATCGTCCGGCTGGAGCCCCTGCCGTACCGGAACTCCCTGTACGCCTGCCAGGTCGCCGTCGCCTACATGCACACCTCCGCCGAGGGCATCGATCCGCCCTACGGGGCGCTGGTGGAGCTGGTGCGCGACATACAGGCCCGCAAGGCCACGGTCTACCAGGCCGCCGACCGGATCCGTACCTGGCGCATCTGA
- a CDS encoding ABC transporter: MERVPSDPFVHVRGASEHNLKNVDVDVPRDAMVAFTGISGSGKSSLAFGTLYAEAQRRYFESVAPYARRLLQQVGAPHVQEISGLPPAVALQQRHGAPSSRSTVGTLTTLSNLLRILYSRAGTHPDGAPRLAAEAFSPNTAAGACTRCHGLGVVVDVAEDLLVPDPSLSIRDGAIAAWPGAWQGANLRSVVSGLGIDIDKPWRRLRKKDREWLLYTDEQPSVLIEPEADRIDYGYYGTFWSARAHVMHVLADSKSERMRERAMRFVRSVPCPRCEGSGLRQEALAVTFAGRSIAEVNALPLTEVVALLRPVAELPGTGAATTTDPAGEASEVAVRICEDLVARIEVLLGLGLGYLGLGRRSTTLSPGEAQRLRIATQLRSGLFGVVYVLDEPSAGLHPADAEPLLDVLDRLKAAGNSLFVVEHDMDVVRRADWVVDIGPEAGEGGGRVLYSGPVSGLEGVAESATGRCLFGHAPPVEHRPRTPRGRLRLSGVSRHNLRDVSVDIPLRVLTAVTGVSGSGKSTLVTQVLAEVVRRHLSQGPDGNGSDEDGGDGDGAELEVDLRDASGLDSFDRLVRVDQRPIGRTPRSNLATYTGMFDAVRKLYAATDEARERGYSAGRFSFNVAQGRCETCQGEGFVEVELLFLPGTYAPCPACHGALRRRDARSHVQGKEHRRRAGHARGRGRRVPRRSPGGLPEPGDAAGSGAGISEAGAARDGAERR, encoded by the coding sequence GTGGAGCGTGTCCCGTCCGACCCGTTCGTGCATGTCAGAGGTGCCAGCGAGCACAATCTCAAGAACGTCGACGTGGATGTTCCCCGTGACGCGATGGTCGCCTTCACCGGGATCTCCGGGTCGGGCAAGTCCTCGCTGGCCTTCGGCACGCTGTACGCCGAGGCCCAGCGCCGGTACTTCGAGTCCGTCGCGCCCTACGCCCGGCGGCTGCTCCAGCAGGTCGGTGCGCCGCACGTCCAGGAGATCTCCGGGCTGCCGCCCGCCGTCGCTCTCCAGCAGCGGCACGGTGCCCCCAGCTCGCGGTCCACGGTCGGCACGCTCACCACGCTGAGCAACCTGCTGCGCATCCTGTACTCCCGCGCCGGCACCCATCCGGACGGGGCCCCGCGGCTGGCCGCCGAGGCGTTCTCGCCCAATACCGCCGCCGGTGCCTGTACGCGGTGCCACGGACTGGGGGTCGTCGTCGACGTCGCCGAGGACCTGCTCGTACCGGACCCCTCCCTGAGCATCCGCGACGGCGCTATCGCGGCCTGGCCCGGCGCCTGGCAAGGTGCGAACCTGCGCAGCGTCGTCAGCGGTCTGGGCATCGACATCGACAAGCCGTGGCGCCGGCTGCGGAAGAAGGACCGGGAATGGCTGCTGTACACCGATGAACAGCCGTCCGTGCTGATCGAGCCGGAGGCCGACCGGATCGATTACGGCTACTACGGCACGTTCTGGAGCGCCCGCGCCCATGTCATGCATGTCCTCGCCGACTCCAAGAGCGAGCGGATGCGGGAACGGGCGATGCGCTTCGTCCGGAGCGTGCCCTGCCCGCGGTGCGAGGGCAGCGGGCTGCGGCAGGAGGCCCTGGCCGTGACCTTTGCCGGGCGCTCCATCGCCGAGGTCAACGCGCTGCCCCTCACCGAGGTCGTCGCGCTGCTGCGGCCCGTCGCCGAACTGCCCGGGACCGGGGCGGCCACCACGACGGACCCGGCCGGGGAGGCGAGCGAGGTCGCGGTACGGATCTGTGAGGACCTGGTCGCCCGGATCGAAGTACTGCTCGGACTCGGCCTCGGCTACCTCGGTCTGGGGCGCCGCTCGACGACCCTGTCGCCAGGTGAGGCGCAACGGCTGCGCATCGCCACCCAGCTCCGTTCCGGACTCTTCGGCGTCGTCTACGTCCTCGACGAGCCCTCCGCCGGGCTGCACCCGGCCGACGCGGAGCCCCTGCTGGACGTGCTGGACCGGCTCAAGGCGGCGGGCAACTCGCTCTTCGTCGTGGAGCACGACATGGACGTCGTGCGACGGGCGGACTGGGTGGTGGACATCGGGCCGGAGGCGGGTGAGGGCGGCGGACGGGTCCTGTACAGCGGTCCGGTGTCCGGCCTCGAAGGGGTCGCGGAGTCCGCCACCGGCCGCTGTCTGTTCGGACACGCGCCACCGGTCGAGCACCGCCCGCGGACGCCACGGGGCCGGCTGCGGCTGAGCGGCGTCTCGCGGCACAACCTGAGGGACGTCTCGGTCGACATCCCGCTGCGGGTGCTGACCGCGGTGACAGGCGTGTCCGGATCCGGGAAGTCCACGCTGGTGACCCAGGTGCTCGCCGAGGTCGTACGCCGCCACCTGAGCCAGGGCCCGGACGGGAACGGAAGCGACGAGGACGGAGGCGACGGGGACGGCGCGGAGCTGGAGGTCGACCTGCGGGACGCGTCGGGGCTCGACTCCTTCGACCGGCTGGTACGGGTCGACCAGCGGCCCATCGGCCGGACGCCCCGCTCCAACCTGGCCACGTACACCGGCATGTTCGACGCGGTCCGCAAGCTGTACGCGGCGACCGACGAGGCACGGGAGCGCGGGTACTCCGCGGGGCGGTTCTCCTTCAACGTCGCGCAGGGCCGCTGCGAGACCTGCCAGGGGGAGGGGTTCGTCGAGGTCGAGCTGCTGTTCCTGCCCGGCACGTACGCCCCGTGCCCTGCCTGCCACGGCGCGCTACGACGCCGGGACGCTCGAAGTCACGTACAGGGGAAAGAACATCGCCGACGTGCTGGCCATGCCCGTGGACGAGGCCGCAGGGTTCCTCGCCGATCTCCCGGCGGCCTCCCGGAGCCTGGAGACGCTGCGGGAAGTGGGGCTGGGATATCTGAGGCTGGGGCAGCCCGCGACGGAGCTGAGCGGCGGTGA
- a CDS encoding putative quinol monooxygenase encodes MDIVIPEASGPIGIHGFARSRPERAEELERLLLSFVESTRAEPGSWQYQVHRDAADPTTLVFYELWRSGDDLRSHLARPELVRFQETRMEYLREDLEIHWLTPLSADASTHSAQQDA; translated from the coding sequence ATGGACATCGTCATACCTGAAGCATCTGGTCCCATCGGCATCCACGGATTCGCCCGCTCCCGCCCGGAACGCGCCGAGGAACTGGAACGTCTGCTGCTCTCGTTCGTCGAGTCGACCCGCGCCGAGCCGGGCTCCTGGCAGTACCAGGTGCACCGCGACGCCGCCGACCCCACCACGCTGGTCTTCTACGAGCTGTGGCGCTCCGGTGACGATCTGCGCAGTCACCTCGCCCGGCCCGAGCTCGTCCGCTTCCAGGAGACCCGCATGGAGTACCTGCGCGAGGACCTGGAGATCCACTGGCTGACCCCGCTCAGCGCGGACGCCTCGACCCACTCCGCACAACAGGACGCGTAG
- a CDS encoding ArsR/SmtB family transcription factor, translating into MDLGKVFAALADDSRRKVIASLAADSEDQEHACGSFDLPVKKATRTHHFRVLREAGLVVQRDHGNGSTLRLRRTDIEEHCPGLLRILVTERDDQAGLGDSGGPGAPGEGRTEP; encoded by the coding sequence GTGGATCTCGGCAAAGTGTTCGCCGCGCTGGCGGACGACTCCCGGCGCAAGGTGATCGCCTCGCTCGCGGCCGACTCCGAGGATCAGGAGCACGCCTGCGGGTCGTTCGACCTGCCGGTCAAGAAGGCCACGCGTACGCATCACTTCCGGGTGCTGCGGGAGGCGGGCCTGGTCGTGCAGCGCGACCACGGCAACGGAAGCACCCTGCGCCTGCGCAGGACGGACATCGAGGAGCACTGCCCCGGTCTGCTCCGGATCCTCGTCACCGAACGCGACGATCAGGCCGGCCTGGGCGACTCGGGCGGCCCCGGCGCCCCGGGCGAGGGCAGAACCGAGCCGTGA
- the mraY gene encoding phospho-N-acetylmuramoyl-pentapeptide-transferase yields the protein MNQILFAGAIGLFLTLGGTPLLIKLLARKGYGQFIRDDGPRGHLGKRGTPTMGGIAFILSTLAAYVLTKVITGEPPTFPGVLVLFLMAGMGVVGFLDDYIKIVKRRSLGLRAGAKMAGQLIVGILFAVLAIRFADDRGLTPASLKLSFVTDFGWTIGPVLFVVWALFMILAMSNGVNLTDGLDGLATGASAMVLAGYTFIGLWQFQNSCANAMNLTDPGSCIEVRDPLDLAVVASALMGACIGFLWWNTSPAKIFMGDTGSLALGGALAGLAICSRTQLLLALLGGLFVLITLSVVIQVGSFKLTGKRVFKMAPLQHHFELKGWSEVLVVVRFWTIQGICVILGIGVFYAGWVAG from the coding sequence ATGAACCAGATCCTGTTTGCCGGGGCCATAGGCCTGTTCCTGACACTCGGCGGCACACCACTGCTGATCAAGCTGCTGGCCCGCAAGGGCTACGGCCAGTTCATCCGTGACGACGGGCCCCGCGGCCACCTCGGCAAGCGCGGCACGCCCACCATGGGCGGCATCGCCTTCATCCTGTCCACCCTCGCCGCGTACGTCCTGACCAAGGTCATCACCGGTGAGCCGCCGACCTTCCCCGGTGTCCTGGTGCTGTTCCTGATGGCGGGCATGGGTGTCGTCGGTTTCCTCGACGACTACATCAAGATCGTGAAGCGGCGTTCGCTGGGGCTGCGGGCCGGTGCCAAGATGGCGGGCCAGCTGATCGTCGGCATCCTGTTCGCCGTCCTGGCGATCCGGTTCGCCGACGACCGCGGACTGACTCCCGCCTCGCTGAAGTTGTCGTTCGTGACGGACTTCGGCTGGACCATCGGGCCGGTCCTGTTCGTCGTGTGGGCCCTGTTCATGATCCTGGCCATGTCCAACGGCGTGAACCTGACCGACGGCCTGGACGGGCTGGCCACCGGCGCCTCGGCGATGGTCCTCGCCGGCTACACCTTCATCGGGCTGTGGCAGTTCCAGAACTCGTGCGCCAACGCGATGAACCTCACCGATCCCGGCTCCTGCATCGAGGTGCGCGATCCGCTCGACCTGGCCGTCGTCGCCTCCGCGCTGATGGGTGCCTGCATCGGGTTCCTCTGGTGGAACACCTCACCCGCCAAGATCTTCATGGGTGACACCGGTTCGCTCGCCCTGGGCGGTGCGCTGGCGGGTCTGGCCATCTGCTCCCGCACCCAGCTGCTGCTCGCCCTGCTGGGCGGGCTCTTCGTGCTGATCACCCTGTCCGTGGTCATCCAGGTCGGCTCGTTCAAGCTGACCGGCAAACGGGTCTTCAAGATGGCTCCCCTGCAGCACCACTTCGAGCTGAAGGGCTGGTCCGAGGTCCTGGTCGTGGTCCGCTTCTGGACCATCCAGGGGATCTGCGTGATCCTCGGGATCGGCGTGTTCTACGCGGGCTGGGTGGCGGGCTGA
- a CDS encoding helix-turn-helix domain-containing protein codes for MGSVAVVATEGMLHFELSVACEVFGSAPAGVDVPWYDVEVCGSAAVRVGRFRLEPDHGLDRLPHADTVLVPAWADVDEDPPGDLVDAVRAAHEAGARVASLCTGAFVLAAAGLLDGRRATTHWAHTDVLAARHPRVQVDPDVLYVDNGSVLTSAGKAAAMDLCLHLVRRDHGSAVANAVARRLVVPPHRAGGQAQFVAAPVPARDDHPLAALLPWVIERLDQPLTVDDLARRAGMSARHLGRHFRAATGTTPLQWLLSQRIRRAQELLETTDSGVEAIAEATGMGTATTLRRHFNHTLGVPPDTYRRTFRSRPA; via the coding sequence ATGGGTTCTGTCGCGGTGGTCGCCACCGAGGGAATGCTGCACTTCGAACTGTCGGTGGCCTGCGAGGTGTTCGGCAGCGCCCCGGCGGGCGTGGACGTCCCCTGGTACGACGTCGAGGTCTGCGGGTCCGCCGCCGTACGGGTCGGCCGGTTCCGGCTGGAGCCCGACCACGGGCTCGACCGGCTGCCGCACGCCGACACGGTCCTCGTACCGGCCTGGGCCGACGTCGACGAGGACCCGCCCGGCGACCTGGTCGACGCGGTGCGCGCGGCCCACGAGGCGGGCGCACGGGTGGCCTCCCTGTGCACGGGCGCCTTCGTGCTCGCCGCCGCCGGACTGCTGGACGGCAGACGCGCCACCACGCACTGGGCGCACACCGACGTACTCGCCGCCCGCCACCCCCGCGTACAGGTCGACCCGGACGTGCTCTACGTGGACAACGGCAGCGTGCTCACCTCCGCGGGCAAGGCCGCGGCGATGGACCTGTGCCTCCATCTCGTCCGCCGCGACCACGGTTCGGCGGTCGCCAACGCGGTGGCCCGCCGCCTGGTCGTACCGCCCCACCGGGCCGGCGGTCAGGCCCAGTTCGTCGCCGCGCCCGTACCCGCCCGGGACGACCACCCGCTCGCCGCGCTGCTGCCCTGGGTGATCGAACGCCTCGACCAGCCGCTGACCGTGGACGATCTGGCACGCCGGGCGGGGATGAGTGCGCGCCACCTCGGCCGGCACTTCAGGGCGGCGACCGGCACCACCCCGCTCCAATGGCTGCTGTCCCAACGCATCCGCCGCGCCCAGGAGTTGCTGGAGACCACCGACAGCGGTGTCGAGGCCATCGCGGAGGCCACCGGCATGGGGACCGCCACGACACTGCGCCGCCACTTCAACCACACGCTGGGCGTACCGCCGGACACCTACCGCCGTACTTTCCGCTCACGGCCCGCATGA